Genomic DNA from Desulfonema ishimotonii:
CTCATCCCTTCTGGAGATCGTCAGCACCCCGATGATCTCCTTGCTGGTCTTGATCGGCATACAGACAAAGGATTTGGTTCCGTAATGGGCACGGTTTGCACGGCCAAACCGGCTGTCTTTTTCAATGTCCCGAACCACCAGCGGTGATTTGTTGATCACGGCATATTTGGCAATGCTTGTGTCAAACGGGACACGCGACCCGATCCGAATATGATCCCCCAGTCCGATACAGGCCTTGACAACAAAGGATTTACGCTCATGCCGGTCGATTATCAGAACGGAGCCGATCTCAGATCGTGTCAGTGCCAGCGCCCGCTCCAGGGTGACGTACATGATCTCTTCGGGATCAAATGTCACATAGCAGAGGTCGGAGAGTTCCTTGAGAATGGCGATATCCGATTTTTTTTTTTCAAGTTCCCGGAAAATCCCTGAAAACCGGCTTTCGAGGGCACTGAACGACCGGATCAGGCCCTGTAATTCATCGGCCCCGGCAGGCAGCCGGTCGCCGATCCGCTGAGAAACCTCTTTGGAGATGGCTGAGATTTCATCAAACATTTTTCTCAGCATCAGCATTCCCAGGAAAGAGAAAAAAAGAAAGCCCAGGAAAAATAAGGGGATATATTTATCGGTCAGGATCTCATATTTGAATCCGAAATAGAGGAAGCCCAGGGTGGGGAAAAGGAAAAACAGGGCGATAATCACATTCATCTTGTAGTGAAGCGGGGTATTTTCCAGCCATTTCCACTTAAATTTCATAAACCAAATCCTCTGCGCGGCACGGTACCGTTTCTGTGTCACAATGGGGTCTGTTTTTTCTCGGTGTAAACAACCGGCAACCCCTGACACCGGGGGCTGACAGTCCATATCAGCGTGAGCTACCCAAGGCTAAAGCCTTTGGGCTTCCTGTTTCACAGAAAACGGCCTGATGGCCTGAAAGGCATCAGGGCTTACACTTTCTCCGCAGGCTTTGAATCCCGTCGCTCCGACGGTACAGAGGTTTTTAAGATTGACAGCGGCGTTGATATCCCGGTCATGCTCCGTTCCGCAGTTTTCACATGTCCAGATACGATCACCGAGCTTCAGATCGGAATTCACAGTGCCGCAGATATTACACATTTTGCTTGAAGGGAAGAACCGGTCGGCATGATGAACAGACGAGCCGTTGACAGCAGCCTTGTATTCGCACTGTCTTACGAACATACCCCAGCCGCTGTCGCTGACAGATTTCGCCAGGCAGTGATTTCTGACCATGCCGCTGACGTTGAGGGATTCCAGGCCGATAGCGCCGAACTGTGTGGTCAGCCAGTGGCTCAGCTTGTCGAGAAAGTCCTTTCGCTGATCTGCGATATGCTCATGCAGCCGGGCGATTTTCAATCGCATTCTCAACCGGTTGACACTTCCTTTTTTCTTTTTGGAAAGCCATCGCTGAAGCCGGACGAGTCTCTTTTCGGATTTCCGCAGGTAAGAGGGGTGTGCGACCTTTTCCCCCGTGGAAAGGATCGCGAAATGTCTGATACCGAGATCGACGCCGACAGCCGGGAGTCCGTTATCGGATACGGGAATCACAATCTCACATTGAACAGACGCAAAGTATTTGCCGCTCTTGATTTTCGAAACGGTAACGTTTTTTGCGACACCATCCATGTGTCTGTGGAGAACGATTTTCACATCCCCCACCTTCGGGAGTCTGATCCGGTTTCCGATGAACCTGAACCGCTGAGGATACCGGACGGACTGTCTGCTGTGTTTGGATCTGAATCTCGGATAGGCTGCCCGCTTCTGAAAGAAATTCACATATGCCCGGTCAAGATCCCTGAGCTTCTGTTGGAGTACCTGGGAATCCGCTTCCCGGAGCCATTCCAGTTCCTTTTTCATACCGGGGAGCATTTTCGCAGTGGCAGAATAGGAAAGGCCCTTGCCGGTCTTTTTGTAATATTCTTTCCGGGCGTTCAGAGCATAGTTATATACAAACCTGGCATGGCCGAACTGCACAGCAAGTTTTCCCCGCTGTTCCCGGTCCGGGTAAATTCTGTATTTATATGCCCTGAGACAGATCATTTGCCACTGATATTATTTTTAATGTTATTCTGATGCAAGCAAAAACAGCTAAGGCAAACTTATATCCCAAGCCTGAAGGCCTGGGTTTTACGGCCTTTACAGTTTCCGGCAGGGCAGGCCTTCCGGCTATATATTATTGGCACATCAGCCTGGAAATTTTTTCCGGGAGGACGCCTGCGGGACGGGAGGTATCTCTGGCGCTGCTGCTCCGGCGCCGTTCCCGTGGAAAAACTGCCCGCCTGATCAGGTGCGGAAATCCGCAGCCATGTCCGATGGATATGTATTTTGTGTTAAGGAACGGGGGAGTATTATGGCAGGCACAACTCAGATCCCGATCAGAGACCTCAGCCGGATCAGCGGCTTCCTTAAAATCTGTATTCCCATAAAGGTTGAGCCGCCGAAGATCTTGGACGTTCCCTTCTGCCCCGGCTGAACATCCGGCGGATCGCCAAGCCATATGGCCTCGGTCAGGACGGAGGGCACCCCGTTCTGGGATACCCTGACATCAAATCCGATCCGGGTGATCAGCGCGGAAAAGCTC
This window encodes:
- a CDS encoding RNA-guided endonuclease TnpB family protein; this translates as MICLRAYKYRIYPDREQRGKLAVQFGHARFVYNYALNARKEYYKKTGKGLSYSATAKMLPGMKKELEWLREADSQVLQQKLRDLDRAYVNFFQKRAAYPRFRSKHSRQSVRYPQRFRFIGNRIRLPKVGDVKIVLHRHMDGVAKNVTVSKIKSGKYFASVQCEIVIPVSDNGLPAVGVDLGIRHFAILSTGEKVAHPSYLRKSEKRLVRLQRWLSKKKKGSVNRLRMRLKIARLHEHIADQRKDFLDKLSHWLTTQFGAIGLESLNVSGMVRNHCLAKSVSDSGWGMFVRQCEYKAAVNGSSVHHADRFFPSSKMCNICGTVNSDLKLGDRIWTCENCGTEHDRDINAAVNLKNLCTVGATGFKACGESVSPDAFQAIRPFSVKQEAQRL